A region of Terriglobales bacterium DNA encodes the following proteins:
- a CDS encoding YtxH domain-containing protein: MTDYERIGESQASSRRGAGLAITFLLIGLGAGALAALLFAPDEGKKTRRALRRKYEDALDTFAEWKESAEDLIERGSDFADSAREKARGKVEPLRRVVRR; this comes from the coding sequence ATGACTGACTACGAGCGCATTGGGGAATCTCAAGCGTCATCCCGCCGTGGTGCGGGGTTGGCGATTACCTTCCTGCTTATCGGACTGGGTGCGGGTGCACTCGCCGCTCTGCTGTTTGCTCCGGATGAGGGCAAGAAAACCCGCCGGGCCCTGCGCCGTAAGTACGAAGACGCGCTGGACACCTTCGCCGAGTGGAAAGAGAGCGCAGAAGATCTCATCGAGAGAGGCAGCGATTTCGCCGACTCTGCCCGCGAGAAAGCAAGGGGAAAGGTTGAGCCTCTCCGTCGCGTGGTGCGGCGATAG